The segment GACACCAGCGTTCGTAATGTCGAGAAATACGTCAGCCGTCTTTTTAGCAAAACGGGAACAAATAGCCGCACCGAATTAGTCAGATTCGCATTAGAACACGGGCTTACGACTCCTGCAAGTCATTAGCACTAAATCGAACGGCAATCATCGTATTCGGAATGCGGCTGACGGTGAGAATGCCGTCGATTTGCTGTACAAGTGAATTAATCAACTGAAAACCCAGTGATCGCGGCGACATCAAATCTAAGTCGGTTGGAAACCGCTCCCCGCTATCGCTGACAATCAGTGTGATCTGAGCATCTGTAATTCGCAATGAAACGGTAATTTCTCCAAATTCCCCCGCTAAGCCATGTTTCAGAGCGTTGGAAACAAGCTCATTCAAAATTAACCCGACCGGAACGGCTCGATTTGAGGAGAGTTCAATCTCTCCTTGAATTTCAGTCCGGAAGGTAATGCGATTTGGTTCGATCGCATAGATTCGCACTAGAATTGCCGTCAAGCTCTGAATGTATTCGCCTAAATTGATTCGAGTTATCTGACTCGACTGAGAAAGCCGTTCGTGAACGAGCGCGATCGATCGAATCCGGCTCTGATTATTTCGCAAGATCGTTTGCACAGTCGGATCTTGTGTTCGCATTGCTTGCAGATCGAGCAAACTCGAAACGACTTGCAAATTGTTTTTCACCCGATGGTGAATCTCACGCAGTAAAATCTCTTTTTCTCGCACAGACGCTCGAAGTTGAGCAACGTCTAAACTCGTTTCTGCTTGCTGAATCACCGTCTGAGCACTTTCGAGCACGTTGAGCGCAGACTGGAACTCTTCGTGAATCTCACTGGACAGACTTAAATTAGACTGCGACAACACTCGATCTCGAATGACAGCAATACGTTGCCGAATGGCATCTAACTGCTGGGAAAACCCATTATTACTCGGACTAG is part of the Leptolyngbya boryana PCC 6306 genome and harbors:
- a CDS encoding sensor histidine kinase codes for the protein MISSPSNNGFSQQLDAIRQRIAVIRDRVLSQSNLSLSSEIHEEFQSALNVLESAQTVIQQAETSLDVAQLRASVREKEILLREIHHRVKNNLQVVSSLLDLQAMRTQDPTVQTILRNNQSRIRSIALVHERLSQSSQITRINLGEYIQSLTAILVRIYAIEPNRITFRTEIQGEIELSSNRAVPVGLILNELVSNALKHGLAGEFGEITVSLRITDAQITLIVSDSGERFPTDLDLMSPRSLGFQLINSLVQQIDGILTVSRIPNTMIAVRFSANDLQES